A single window of Labeo rohita strain BAU-BD-2019 chromosome 4, IGBB_LRoh.1.0, whole genome shotgun sequence DNA harbors:
- the LOC127163725 gene encoding crystal protein has translation MHVLGLFLVASVFISTGSVSDDQMNLAALLRSVSSAALISDQPLTDPQTTSAAAGPKLLTKDGPIRGLTLDKSYVFYGIPFADPPVAASRWKPPRPVTPWREVYDATYPRAACMQACIGPISDDCPKKVGEDCLYLNVFVPLNVNFAAPLLKPLPVMLWIHGGDFIAGSASKPLYDGRYISNFTETVVVSVAYRLGAFGFLVSGKDPRTSAVGNYGILDQQAALLWVQQNIAVFGGDPSRVTLFGESAGAQSVSLHLMIQSSKPLFRQAVFQSLPFSIPLKTRHESLKLGKNFAKSANCSLLDLTCLQSLSPQEVLNAQIKSSSKVVNPFRFLEQFESWGPYVDGELIREQSVSAFQKGHWQKDKPVLLGTTSEEGVIFVYGVFMKPVSAVECTVYTTAIFKQHAIKILRKYLPLYTDADRRDMLAQIVTDYIFLCPSRRSARAGVSSGSSVWMYVFDHVMSDPRVWSGLTFCYRHACHGAELPFVFDSAPAANLSMTQAERLLSNRMLCYWGAFAHTGDPGSHADASAFCRQQRPPSWPRYTSNGGWLIMNLTLHSHAQTGSRDDICDFWDALGIYP, from the exons ATGCATGTTTTGGGTTTGTTTCTAGTGGCGTCTGTGTTCATCAGCACTGGATCTGTGTCAGATGATCAGATGAATTTGGCAGCTTTACTGCGCAGCGTCTCTTCAGCAGcactgatctcagatcagcCGCTCACCGACCCACAGACCACTTCAGCTGCTGCCGGACCCAAACTGCTGACTAAAGACGGGCCCATCCGGGGCCTGACGCTGGACAAGTCCTATGTGTTTTATGGGATCCCGTTCGCCGATCCTCCTGTGGCGGCGTCCCGCTGGAAACCGCCGCGTCCCGTCACGCCGTGGAGAGAGGTGTACGACGCCACCTATCCCAGAGCGGCGTGCATGCAGGCCTGCATCGGACCCATTTCTGACGACTGTCCCAAGAAG GTGGGTGAAGACTGTCTGTACCTGAACGTCTTTGTTCCTCTAAATGTGAATTTCGCGGCTCCGCTGCTGAAGCCGCTGCCGGTGATGCTGTGGATCCACGGCGGGGATTTCATCGCGGGCTCCGCCTCCAAACCGCTCTACGACGGCCGTTACATCAGTAACTTCACAGAGACGGTGGTCGTGAGCGTCGCCTACCGCCTGG GCGCGTTCGGCTTTCTCGTGTCAGGAAAAGACCCGCGAACATCCGCCGTGGGGAATTATGGGATTCTGGACCAGCAGGCGGCGCTGCTCTGGGTGCAACAAAACATCGCGGTGTTTGGAGGAGACCCGAGCAGG GTGACTCTTTTCGGCGAGAGCGCAGGCGCTCAGTCGGTCAGTCTTCATCTGATGATCCAGAGCAGTAAACCGCTCTTCAGACAGGCTGTTTTCCAGAGTTTACCCTTCTCCATCCCTCTGAAAACACg ACACGAGTCTCTGAAGCTCGGGAAGAACTTCGCTAAATCAGCAAACTGCTCGCTGCTGGACCTGACGTGTCTCCAGTCTCTGAGTCCTCAGGAGGTGCTGAACGCACAGATCAAATCCA GCTCAAAGGTGGTGAATCCCTTCCGCTTTCTGGAGCAGTTTGAGAGCTGGGGTCCGTATGTGGACGGAGAGCTGATCCGAGAGCAGTCCGTCAGCGCCTTTCAGAAAGGACACTGGCAGAAAGACAAACCCGTGCTGCTCG GAACCACCTCAGAAGAAGGCGTGATCTTTGTGTACGGCGTCTTCATGAAGCCCGTTTCAGCGGTCGAGTGCACCGTCTACACCACGGCCATCTTCAAACAACACGCCATCAAAATCCTGCGCAAATACCTGCCGCTTTACACCGACGCAGACCGCAGGGACATGCTAGCACAG ATTGTGACCGACTACATCTTCCTGTGTCCGTCGCGGAGGTCGGCCCGAGCCGGCGTGTCGTCCGGGAGCTCGGTGTGGATGTACGTGTTCGATCACGTGATGAGCGATCCTCGCGTGTGGTCGGGTCTGACGTTCTGTTACCGCCACGCGTGTCACGGCGCCGAGCTGCCCTTCGTGTTCGACTCGGCGCCGGCGGCGAACCTCAGCATGACTCAGGCGGAGCGGCTGCTGTCCAACCGCATGCTGTGTTACTGGGGCGCGTTCGCTCACACGGGCGACCCCGGATCACACGCCGACGCCAGCGCTTTCTGCCGGCAGCAGCGTCCGCCGTCGTGGCCGCGGTACACGTCTAACGGCGGCTGGCTCATCATGAACCTCACGCTGCATTCACACGCGCAGACAGGATCACGCGACGACATCTGCGACTTCTGGGACGCGCTTGGAATCTATCcatag
- the krr1 gene encoding KRR1 small subunit processome component homolog: MAAPTESTSETPTNKKQKKSKNTDETELLTVPDGWKEPKFTREDNPKGLLEESSFATLFPKYREAYLKECWPLVQKALGDVFINATLDLIEGSMTVNTTKKTFDPYAILRARDLIKLLARSVPFEQAVRILEDEMACDIIKIGTLVRNRERFVKRRQRLIGPKGSTLKALELLTNCYVMVQGNTVCALGPYNGLKEVRKVVLDTMKNIHPIYNIKTLMIKRELANDPELRTQSWERFLPNFLHKSLSKRKQPKKKTAKKDYTPFPPSQPESKVL, from the exons ATGGCGGCTCCCACAGAAAGCACGAGTGAAACgccaacaaataaaaaacagaaaaagagcaaaaacacAG ATGAGACTGAACTGCTGACAGTCCCAGACGGCTGGAAAGAGCCTAAATTCACACGAGAGGACAATCCCAAAGGTCTGCTGGAGGAGAGCAGTTTCGCCACGCTTTTCCCCAAATACAGAGAGGCGTATCTGAAAGAATGCTGGCCGCTGGTGCAGAAAGCTCTCGGAGATGTC TTCATCAATGCCACACTGGACCTGATTGAAGGCAGTATGACAGTGAACACAACAAAGAAAACATTCGACCCCTATGCCATCCTCAGAGCGAGGGATCTCATCAAGTTACTGGCTAGAAGTGTGCCGTTTGAACAG GCTGTAAGGATACTTGAAGACGAAATGGCAtgtgacatcattaaaattGGGACTCTTGTGCGAAACAGAGAGCGTTTTGTGAAGAGACGACAGAGACTGATCGGCCCCAAGGGCTCCACGCTGAAG GCTCTCGAGCTTCTGACCAACTGTTACGTGATGGTTCAGGGAAACACGGTTTGTGCTCTCGGCCCGTACAACGGCCTCAAAGAG GTACGGAAAGTGGTGTTGGACACAATGAAGAATATCCACCCCATTTACAACATAAAG ACGTTAATGATCAAGCGAGAGCTGGCGAACGACCCGGAGCTGCGCACTCAGAGCTGGGAGAGATTCTTGCCCAACTTCCTCCATAAGAGTCTGTCCAAACGCAAGCAGCCCAAGAAGAAGACGGCGAAGAAGGACTACACGCCGTTCCCCCCGTCGCAGCCCGAGAGCAAGGTTCTTTAg
- the LOC127163996 gene encoding cytochrome P450 2J3 — protein MNLLQLYEWIDIKGALIFLCVFILLSDYIRNKAPKNFPPGPWSLPFIGDLHHIENGRIHLQFSQFAEKYGKIFSLRILGSRIVVLDGYKLVKEVYLQQDDNLAGRPVLPLFYDIVGDKGLVAARGYKWKQQRRFALSTLRNFGLGKKSLEPSINLECCFLNEAVLNEQGRPFDPRSLLSNAVANVICVLVFGNRFEYSDNDFQSLLKNINEAVYLQGGICAQLYNMFPRLMRQVPGPHKKIFTLWREVIDFVREKVNTHRVDYDPSNPRDYIDCFLGEMENLKDDTAAGFDVENLCFCTLDLFGAGTETTSTTLYWGLLYMVKYSEIQAKVQEEIDHVVGGSRQPSLSDKDNMPYTNAVIHEIQRIGNIIPMNVARATVEDIQIGKYSIPKGTIVTGNLTSVLFDESEWETPHCFNPGHFLNKEGQFRRRDAFLPFSLGKRVCLGEQLARMELFLFFSSLLQRFTFTSPAGVKPSLDFKLGVTHSPQPYELCAVPR, from the exons ATGAACCTGTTGCAGCTTTACGAGTGGATAGACATCAAGGGTGctcttatatttttgtgtgtgtttatattgcTGAGTGACTATATCAGAAATAAAGCGCCGAAGAACTTTCCTCCTGGACCATGGTCTTTGCCGTTTATAGGAGACCTTCATCATATCGAAAATGGCAGGATTCATCTTCAGTTCTCACAG tttgcAGAAAAATACGGCAAGATTTTCAGCCTCAGAATTCTCGGATCAAGAATTGTTGTGTTGGATGGATATAAACTCGTGAAGGAGGTGTATTTACAACAGGATGACAACCTTGCTGGTCGACCTGTGTTACCTTTATTTTATGACATCGTTGGAGACAAAG gTTTAGTTGCTGCCAGAGGGTATAAATGGAAGCAACAGAGAAGATTTGCACTCTCAACCCTTCGGAACTTCGGATTGGGAAAGAAAAGCCTGGAGCCGTCCATCAATCTTGAATGTTGCTTTTTGAATGAGGCCGTTTTAAACGAACAAG GTCGGCCGTTTGACCCTCGCTCACTGCTGAGCAATGCTGTCGCGAATGTGATCTGTGTGCTTGTGTTTGGTAATCGATTTGAGTACAGTGACAATGACTTTCAGTCTCTGTTGAAGAACATCAATGAAGCTGTgtatctgcaaggaggaatctGTGCTCAG CTGTATAACATGTTTCCACGGCTCATGCGGCAAGTGCCTGGACCGCATAAGAAAATTTTTACCCTGTGGCGGGAGGTGATTGACTTTGTTCGAGAGaaggtaaacacacacagagtggATTATGATCCATCAAATCCTCGAGACTACATTGACTGCTTCCTTGGAGAGATGGAAAAC TTGAAAGACGACACAGCCGCTGGATTCGATGTGGAAAACTTGTGCTTCTGTACTCTGGATCTGTTTGGGGCGGGAACTGAGACCACCTCCACCACTCTGTACTGGGGTCTTCTCTACATGGTGAAATATTCAGAGATACAGG CCAAAGTTCAGGAGGAGATTGATCATGTTGTGGGAGGGTCACGGCAGCCATCTCTATCAGACAAAGACAACATGCCCTACACCAATGCTGTCATTCATGAGATACAGAGAATTGGAAATATTATCCCAATGAATGTAGCCCGGGCTACTGTGGAAGATATTCAGATAGGAAAATACTCCATTCCAAAG GGCACAATAGTGACCGGCAATTTGACATCCGTGCTGTTTGATGAGTCCGAGTGGGAGACGCCTCACTGTTTTAACCCGGGTCACTTCCTGAATAAAGAAGGCCAGTTTAGAAGAAGAGATgcctttttacctttttctttAG GAAAGAGAGTGTGTCTTGGGGAGCAGCTGGCACGGATGGAGctgttcctctttttttcctctctgcTGCAGCGCTTTACTTTCACTTCACCGGCGGGTGTGAAGCCCAGCTTGGATTTTAAACTGGGGGTCACTCACTCTCCCCAACCATATGAATTATGTGCAGTGCCACGCTAA